Proteins found in one Mytilus edulis chromosome 2, xbMytEdul2.2, whole genome shotgun sequence genomic segment:
- the LOC139511005 gene encoding uncharacterized protein, protein MNTSSDGIIEYDVLDFKNDCINVHCVNKDKDVRSNSTLRILDFNCKNILTCGPLFKELESKIDIFLLQEHWLYDCQLNLLQELHSDFTGTGKAVDSNDPIQPLHMPRGYGGVAILWKKNLDKLVTTLPIGNERIQCIELSGNQKLLFISIYLPCKSSDNHLNELYECIDQLHEIMEVYKTTHQIIIGGDFNENIFKENNSNRKNYILDFMSDHNLSTTEVGITYTHTSGISSSAIDYILYQEKFKDFIINIEKPDIISNVSDHLPILLQLKYKFPCINSVSQTQVTTHHKVKWNNIDRDRYKILVEEGIALLKVDPMNPNELDQAFQTLNHTLTKATLAVAPKKKKKIRKKKLQIMTENISQAISEKKIAFFQWKQNGRPPDPNHPLTIQKKITTSSLRKQCRIETALQRIQERQKIIDAGYNDPALFYSLIKKQRGRLSRFIEELTVDEEIFQSPENVMKGWNKHFGDLAKKSNNNSFDTNYLNSIEKEATHIINKCKDTYIHQEISTEEIKRAVSKLNTNKAEDFYGLTAEHFIHGSESLLQHLQHLLNICFKFCYIPDLLKIGTLFPVFKNKGDVKNAKNYRGITITPTYSKIIEKILKERENPKIIISQNPLQKGFTEGTSPLICELFIEEFERESKDLKLPVYIALLDGKSAFDVVVHANLIRRMFQIDFTEQSILLLNNLYVNASSLIKWNNIMSKEMFTIDQGVRQGGAFSADLYKIYINPLLNILSTSGLGGRVGNINCCAPTCADDVALVSNNPLELQTMINIALDFSKREGYLLQPTKSVIIPVKTCRKFYEIEDGFWKLNGKNMPIVSNASHIGIQKSDKNSAESTVNENIKKARRAMYSLMGTGLHGENGLDSKTSIALIRTYILPILTYGLEILLPKGKILNNISIQYKKWIKQILSLNSNVADSAVYTLSGLLPIEAEIHVKAINLFGNISRANCDSIEWRIAERQLQIKSHNSCSWFIEVKELCLKYEINDLYAYLTNPLSKFQWKKLVKSKIHDYWTSKITDESKGYSTLKFMDHKYNIGSVHPLAISVNANLKDIRKIPVRLKISTGNYILQTHKASFSKNNFISPTCKLCGKADETVEHFILLCEKLEETRIPLLSKILDNGSLILAKVATSFPIDLIQLIINPFCYVDINANRAVFEETSNILEPLCRQLLYNMHNKRYALLANIDKQGSRKSNF, encoded by the coding sequence AACTCTACTCTGagaattttagattttaactgCAAAAACATATTGACATGTGGTCCACTATTTAAAGAGTTGGAAAGCAAAATTGATATATTTCTTCTCCAAGAACACTGGCTATATGACTGCCAACTAAATCTATTACAAGAACTACATAGTGATTTTACTGGAACGGGTAAAGCAGTTGATTCTAATGATCCTATTCAACCTCTTCATATGCCTCGTGGCTATGGAGGTGTAGCTATATTGTGGAAAAAGAATCTTGACAAACTTGTTACAACTTTACCAATTGGAAATGAGAGAATACAGTGTATTGAGTTGTCTGGAAATcagaaacttttatttatttctatttatctTCCTTGCAAATCGTCAGATAACCATCTAAATGAACTTTATGAATGTATTGACCAATTACATGAGATCATGGAGGTTTATAAAACCACTCACCAGATAATTATTGGTGgagattttaatgaaaatatttttaaagaaaataactcTAATAGAAAAAATTATATACTTGATTTCATGTCAGACCATAACTTGTCTACTACAGAAGTTGGAATTACCTATACACATACCAGTGGCATATCATCTTCTGCAATTGATTATATACTTTACCAAGAGAAATTTAAAGATTtcataataaatattgaaaaacctGACATTATTTCAAACGTCTCGGATCATCTTCCAATTCTACTACAACTCAAATATAAATTTCCCTGCATTAATTCCGTAAGTCAAACACAGGTGACTACCCACCATAAGGTCAAATGGAAcaatatagatagagatagatATAAAATTCTAGTTGAAGAAGGCATAGCTCTATTAAAAGTCGATCCAATGAACCCTAATGAACTGGATCAAGCTTTTCAGACTCTCAACCATACTCTTACTAAAGCTACTTTGGCTGTTGctcccaaaaagaaaaaaaagatacggaagaagaaattacaaattatgactGAAAATATTTCTCAAGCAATATCAGAGAAAAAAATAGCATTCTTTCAGTGGAAACAAAATGGTCGTCCACCTGACCCCAACCATCCTCTTACTATTCAGAAGAAAATCACAACTTCCTCTCTTCGTAAACAATGCAGAATAGAAACTGCACTACAGAGAATACAAGAACGGCAGAAAATCATTGATGCAGGGTATAACGATCCGGCACTTTTCTACAGccttataaaaaaacaaagaggTAGACTTTCACGCTTTATTGAGGAACTAACTGTTGATGAAGAAATTTTCCAATCTCCCGAAAATGTAATGAAGGGCTGGAATAAACATTTTGGTGACCTAGCAAAAAAGTCCAACAATAACTCTTTTGACACTAATTATctaaattcaattgaaaaagaagCTACCCATATTATTAACAAATGTAAAGATACATATATTCATCAGGAAATTTCTACTGAAGAGATAAAAAGAGCTGTCTCAAAACTCAATACAAACAAAGCTGAGGATTTTTATGGTTTAACAGCTGAACATTTTATCCATGGAAGCGAATCTTTATTACAACATTTACAACATCTGTTGAATATCTGCTTTAAATTCTGCTACATACCGGATTTACTGAAAATCGGAACTTTATTTCCTGTGTTCAAAAATAAAGGGGAtgtaaaaaatgccaaaaattatAGAGGAATTACTATAACTCCAACATActcaaaaattatagaaaaaatattgaaagaaagagaaaatccaaaaattataatttcacaaaaCCCTCTTCAAAAAGGATTCACTGAGGGCACGTCTCCACTGATTTGTGAACTTTTTATAGAAGAATTTGAAAGGGAAAGCAAAGACCTTAAACTTCCAGTCTACATAGCCTTATTAGATGGCAAGTCAGCTTTCGATGTTGTGGTACATGCTAATTTGATCCGTCGTATGTTCCAGATAGACTTCACGGAACAATCCATACTATTACTAAATAATCTATATGTAAATGCATCTTCTCTTATcaaatggaataatataatgtCAAAAGAGATGTTCACTATTGATCAAGGGGTCCGTCAAGGAGGTGCATTCAGCGCTGACTTATATAAAATCTACATTAATCCTCTGCTTAACATTTTAAGTACATCAGGTCTTGGTGGAAGAGTAGGGAACATAAATTGTTGTGCTCCTACATGTGCTGACGATGTAGCACTTGTCTCCAACAACCCTCTAGAATTACAAACCATGATTAACATTGCTTTGGATTTTAGCAAAAGAGAAGGGTATTTATTACAGCCTACAAAAAGCGTTATTATTCCAGTAAAAACATGccgcaaattttatgaaattgaagatGGATTTTGGAAATTAAATGGAAAAAACATGCCAATTGTTTCGAACGCCTCACACATAGGAAttcaaaaatctgacaaaaattctgcTGAATCGAcagtaaatgaaaatataaagaaagcaCGTAGAGCAATGTACAGTTTAATGGGTACAGGCCTCCATGGAGAGAATGGTCTAGATAGTAAAACTTCAATAGCATTGATAAGAACATATATTCTGCCAATATTAACTTATGGTTTGGAAATTTTATTACCTAAAGGAAAAATACTAAATAATATatctattcaatataaaaaatggaTCAAACAAATTCTGTCTTTAAATTCTAACGTAGCAGATTCTGCAGTTTATACTTTATCTGGTTTACTCCCTATAGAAGCTGAAATCCACGTCAAAGCTATCAATCTTTTTGGAAACATATCTAGAGCGAATTGTGATTCAATTGAATGGCGGATAGCCGAAAGACAGTTACAGATAAAATCTCATAATAGTTGCAGCTGGTTTATTGAAGTCAAggaattatgtttaaaatatgaaattaatgaCTTATATGCTTATTTAACCAATCCGTTATCAAAATTCCAATGGAAAAAGCTAGTTAAATCCAAAATTCATGACTATTGGACATCTAAAATTACTGATGAGTCAAAAGGTTACTCAACTCTTAAATTTATGGACCATAAATATAATATTGGATCTGTACATCCTTTAGCTATATCAGTTAATGCAAATCTAAAGGACATCAGAAAAATTCCTGTACGTCTTAAAATTTCAACTGGGAACTATATCCTACAAACCCACAAGGCatcattttcaaagaataacTTTATAAGTCCAACTTGTAAACTCTGTGGTAAAGCGGATGAAACGGTGGAACATTTTATTCTATTGTGTGAAAAGTTAGAAGAGACAAGAATACCACTTTTGTCAAAGATCTTAGATAATGGAAGCCTGATCCTAGCCAAAGTTGCAACTTCGTTTCCAATCGATCTTATCCAACTAATCATCAATCCGTTCTGTTATGTAGACATTAATGCAAACAGAGCTGTTTTTGAGGAAACCAGTAATATTTTGGAACCCCTGTGTAGACAGTTGCTTTATAATATGCATAACAAACGCTATGCTTTATTAGCTAATATAGATAAGCAAggcagtagaaaatctaacttcTAA